A genomic stretch from Lysobacter soyae includes:
- the alr gene encoding alanine racemase — MARSTTAIIHPEALRHNLGVVRKLAPSSKVMAIVKADGYGHGLERVANALSGADAFGVAALADAERLRAAGMSQPILLLSGFDAPDDLPRMRALNVWSVVHHASQLAMLAQSDGTEALRCWLKVDTGMHRLGFAPEEARDAHARLRQLPNVDPEIGLLQHFASSDEYVDSASRGAQTLSQLKLFDEVTAGLGGERSMANSAAVLGWPQSHGDWVRPGGALYGISVCEGKTGADYGLRPAMTFTTRLISVKKIPAGGRVGYAGTWTAPEDMTIGIAAVGYGDGYPRTAASGTLVKVGDHVVPTVGRVSMDLMTLDLRRFPDAQPGEQVTLWGEDIPVEHVGASAGTIGYEPVCSITRRVRFVED, encoded by the coding sequence ATGGCACGCTCAACCACCGCAATCATCCATCCCGAAGCGCTCCGGCACAATTTGGGCGTCGTCCGCAAGCTCGCGCCCTCAAGCAAGGTGATGGCCATCGTCAAGGCCGACGGTTACGGCCATGGCTTGGAACGGGTTGCCAATGCCTTGTCGGGTGCGGATGCGTTCGGCGTGGCGGCGCTGGCAGACGCGGAACGATTGCGCGCCGCCGGCATGTCGCAGCCGATCCTGTTGCTATCCGGTTTCGACGCACCGGATGATCTTCCGCGCATGCGTGCGTTGAATGTTTGGTCGGTGGTGCACCACGCCTCGCAACTGGCGATGCTGGCGCAATCAGACGGCACGGAGGCCTTGCGATGCTGGCTGAAGGTGGACACCGGCATGCACCGTTTGGGATTTGCGCCTGAAGAGGCGCGTGACGCGCACGCCCGCTTGCGTCAATTGCCAAATGTCGATCCCGAGATCGGATTGCTGCAGCACTTCGCCAGTTCCGATGAATATGTGGACAGCGCCTCCCGCGGTGCCCAAACATTGTCTCAGTTGAAGTTGTTTGATGAAGTCACGGCGGGCCTGGGTGGCGAGCGCTCGATGGCCAATTCGGCCGCGGTGCTGGGATGGCCGCAATCGCATGGCGATTGGGTACGGCCGGGCGGGGCGCTTTACGGTATTTCGGTCTGTGAGGGCAAAACCGGGGCCGATTACGGGCTTCGACCGGCCATGACATTCACCACACGTCTGATTTCAGTCAAGAAGATTCCGGCGGGTGGGCGTGTCGGTTACGCCGGCACTTGGACCGCGCCCGAAGACATGACCATCGGTATTGCCGCTGTGGGTTACGGTGATGGCTATCCGCGCACCGCCGCTTCCGGCACCTTGGTGAAGGTTGGCGACCACGTTGTTCCCACGGTCGGCCGGGTCTCGATGGACTTGATGACTTTGGATTTGCGACGCTTTCCCGACGCGCAGCCGGGCGAGCAAGTCACCTTGTGGGGCGAGGACATTCCGGTGGAACACGTCGGCGCATCTGCAGGCACCATCGGCTATGAGCCGGTGTGTTCAATTACACGCCGTGTCCGCTTCGTCGAAGACTGA
- a CDS encoding ABC transporter transmembrane domain-containing protein, which translates to MTEEKKPRVAVGTLRALWPFVLREKALFAGWLIALACSSAATLTIPVAIRKMIDQGFHDLSKIDGTFLFIFGVTLVLAVATAVRFFFVSLLGERVVADLRQRLFTHLLSLDAEFQDKTRSGELVSRLTADAELLRSVVGSTMSVALRSTITVLGSLVGLVVTSPHLAGYTMIGIPLAVAPIVLSGRRLQGMSRQNQDRIADANTHASEVLGAMRTVQAHARETYELTRYASGLRVALDSARKRIAAQSWVTALAIVLIFGAVTLVLWSGAREVVSGEMSAGTLGQFLMYAMIGGGSVGALAEVWNELQRAAGGMGRINELMQESPEIRAPADPAHWPAKVKGDIRFENVVFHYPSRPDTAALQDFSLHVRPGETVALVGPSGAGKSTVFSLLLRFHDPDGGQVLLDNVDIRTADPAELRDNIALVPQSPTLFAATAAENIRYGRLEATDAELHSATRAAEALDFIQALPDGFNAQLGERGARLSGGQQQRIVIARAILKDAPVLLLDEATSALDAQSEMAVQTALGHLMEGRTTLVIAHRLSTILKADRIVVMEAGRIVASGTHSELLSQGGLYADLAKLQFLD; encoded by the coding sequence ATGACTGAAGAAAAGAAACCGCGCGTCGCAGTCGGCACCTTGCGCGCACTATGGCCGTTCGTCCTTCGCGAAAAAGCCTTGTTCGCCGGTTGGCTGATTGCACTTGCCTGCAGTTCGGCCGCGACGCTGACCATTCCGGTGGCGATCCGCAAGATGATTGACCAAGGCTTCCACGATCTGTCGAAGATTGACGGCACATTTCTTTTTATTTTCGGCGTTACGCTCGTGCTCGCGGTGGCAACCGCGGTGAGATTCTTTTTCGTTTCGTTGCTGGGTGAGCGCGTCGTCGCGGATTTGCGCCAACGTTTGTTTACGCACTTGCTTTCCCTGGATGCGGAATTTCAAGACAAAACCCGCAGCGGCGAGCTGGTCTCGCGCCTGACTGCCGATGCCGAATTGTTGCGTAGCGTCGTAGGTTCGACCATGTCGGTAGCTTTGCGCAGCACCATCACTGTGCTCGGCAGCTTGGTCGGACTCGTCGTCACCAGTCCGCATTTGGCCGGCTACACAATGATCGGCATTCCTTTGGCTGTGGCACCTATTGTTCTGAGCGGTCGTCGACTGCAAGGCATGTCCAGGCAAAATCAAGATCGCATTGCCGATGCCAACACGCATGCCAGCGAAGTGTTGGGCGCCATGCGCACCGTTCAAGCCCACGCGCGAGAGACCTACGAATTGACGCGCTATGCCAGCGGCTTGCGCGTGGCGCTCGATAGCGCGCGCAAACGCATTGCCGCGCAATCCTGGGTGACAGCACTTGCGATTGTCCTGATCTTCGGTGCGGTGACGCTGGTGCTTTGGAGCGGCGCCCGCGAAGTGGTCTCGGGTGAAATGAGCGCGGGAACCTTGGGCCAGTTCCTGATGTACGCGATGATCGGCGGCGGCTCGGTCGGCGCATTGGCAGAAGTGTGGAACGAACTACAACGTGCCGCGGGCGGCATGGGTCGGATCAATGAACTGATGCAAGAGTCGCCGGAAATTCGCGCGCCGGCCGACCCTGCCCATTGGCCCGCGAAGGTAAAGGGTGACATTCGTTTTGAAAACGTGGTCTTCCACTATCCGTCGCGACCGGATACGGCTGCCTTGCAGGACTTCAGCTTGCATGTGCGCCCGGGTGAGACCGTCGCTTTGGTCGGCCCGTCCGGCGCAGGCAAAAGCACCGTCTTTTCTTTGCTGTTGCGTTTCCATGATCCGGACGGCGGACAGGTGTTGTTGGACAACGTGGATATCCGGACGGCTGACCCCGCCGAGCTTCGCGACAACATCGCGCTGGTACCGCAGTCGCCGACGCTGTTTGCCGCAACGGCGGCGGAAAATATTCGATACGGACGCTTGGAAGCCACCGACGCGGAATTGCATTCGGCTACGCGTGCCGCAGAGGCGCTCGACTTCATCCAAGCCTTGCCGGATGGCTTCAACGCCCAATTGGGCGAACGTGGTGCGCGTCTGTCAGGCGGACAGCAACAACGCATCGTCATCGCGCGGGCAATTCTCAAGGACGCGCCGGTGCTGCTGCTGGATGAGGCCACTTCAGCGCTGGACGCCCAGAGTGAAATGGCGGTTCAAACCGCGTTGGGGCACCTGATGGAAGGTCGCACCACCCTGGTGATCGCACATCGTCTCTCGACCATATTGAAGGCCGACCGGATCGTCGTGATGGAGGCGGGTCGGATCGTCGCCAGTGGCACCCACAGCGAGCTCTTGTCGCAAGGCGGCTTGTATGCCGACCTCGCCAAACTTCAATTCCTAGACTGA
- a CDS encoding tetratricopeptide repeat protein, with protein sequence MSIDEFDPLTEDERVLAAKLGFSKRTHAPSPGVDDAIRAEARRALQSETRTPAHGIGWLKYGGVAAVCVLALGLGWKSMHAPRQEGVDAMRSSEPAAAAPANNVESPVPMPTGVAAEAAIPAATDAAPVVSPQAPAPASADAPVVPRRDPVAEALTPPAAPAAPAAPAAPAPIAAKPTADAAFKAAEAAEAAGAQAAQMQAKRRLSPPPAPPVDDTSARRADEAAGVVLPVPSATTAVTAAELPAPASSPAVASPPPAAAARSGEIALENGYDARPPKTMDAEDVQQAWLKRIRALYQAGKKDEAAASLEAWRKRYPQSTVPPDLAPLGKVTPEK encoded by the coding sequence GTGAGCATCGATGAGTTCGATCCGTTGACCGAAGACGAGCGCGTACTGGCGGCGAAACTGGGTTTCAGCAAACGGACGCATGCGCCCTCGCCGGGGGTGGACGATGCGATACGTGCCGAAGCGCGACGTGCATTGCAGTCCGAAACGCGAACCCCGGCGCACGGAATCGGATGGCTGAAGTACGGCGGTGTCGCCGCGGTGTGCGTGCTTGCCCTGGGCTTGGGTTGGAAATCCATGCACGCACCACGCCAGGAAGGCGTGGATGCGATGCGTTCGAGCGAACCTGCGGCGGCTGCCCCCGCAAACAATGTCGAATCGCCCGTACCGATGCCTACCGGCGTCGCGGCCGAAGCCGCGATCCCAGCAGCGACAGATGCTGCCCCTGTGGTCTCGCCGCAAGCGCCTGCGCCCGCTAGCGCCGACGCGCCCGTGGTTCCGCGCCGCGATCCGGTGGCGGAAGCGCTCACTCCGCCCGCCGCGCCCGCCGCGCCCGCCGCGCCCGCCGCGCCTGCTCCCATCGCCGCGAAGCCGACAGCGGATGCCGCGTTCAAGGCAGCTGAAGCAGCTGAAGCCGCCGGTGCCCAAGCCGCACAAATGCAGGCAAAACGTCGCCTGTCACCGCCACCCGCTCCACCGGTGGACGACACTAGCGCGCGACGTGCAGATGAAGCGGCGGGTGTGGTTTTGCCGGTGCCCTCCGCTACGACGGCGGTCACTGCGGCGGAACTTCCTGCGCCGGCATCGTCCCCCGCGGTTGCCTCCCCTCCTCCGGCAGCCGCTGCACGCAGTGGCGAAATCGCGCTTGAAAACGGTTACGATGCGCGACCACCCAAAACCATGGATGCGGAAGACGTCCAGCAAGCTTGGTTGAAACGCATTCGCGCGCTGTACCAAGCCGGCAAAAAGGACGAAGCCGCAGCCAGCCTGGAGGCATGGCGCAAGCGTTACCCGCAATCGACGGTACCCCCGGATCTCGCTCCCTTGGGGAAAGTGACCCCTGAAAAATGA
- a CDS encoding RNA polymerase sigma factor yields the protein MDGDSNIDQDNVWMAAYAAGDPNAFDRLYQSCRLPLFRFLMQHLRNQALADEIFQDVWQKVIANRKQWQPTANFKSWLFQIAHNRLMDHWRGAKLRPSAPADAEARLERVAETRTPETELSEFEQRRHLQLALERLPDEQRVVVALRLDQQLSLEDIGRITGVGRETVKSRLRYAMDKLKMEMAS from the coding sequence ATGGACGGCGACTCGAACATCGATCAGGACAACGTTTGGATGGCTGCCTATGCGGCCGGCGATCCGAATGCGTTTGATCGTCTTTATCAAAGTTGCCGCCTGCCGCTGTTTCGATTTCTCATGCAGCACCTGCGCAACCAGGCGCTAGCAGACGAAATTTTCCAAGATGTGTGGCAAAAAGTGATTGCCAATCGCAAGCAATGGCAGCCCACCGCCAATTTCAAAAGCTGGCTGTTCCAGATCGCCCACAACCGCTTGATGGACCATTGGCGCGGCGCAAAATTGCGTCCCTCCGCGCCGGCCGATGCGGAAGCGCGTCTTGAACGGGTGGCTGAGACCCGCACGCCGGAGACCGAGCTCTCCGAGTTTGAACAAAGGCGACACCTGCAATTGGCCTTGGAGCGCCTTCCCGACGAACAACGGGTGGTCGTGGCATTAAGGCTGGATCAACAGCTGTCCTTGGAAGATATCGGTCGTATCACCGGTGTGGGGCGGGAAACGGTCAAATCCCGTTTGCGGTATGCCATGGACAAATTGAAGATGGAGATGGCGTCGTGA
- a CDS encoding EAL domain-containing protein translates to MGVVSSTTIVGESNGCAEFPRIARFLREIGAILPDGAAVAGAWVFAGASAACSSGADRKNLETFALSALEQAYPLEPYLKVWTSGRRKQAFVVRVPAGATLEASIWNFAVSQFESVLDSERADRQVQALDASKQLQQALFNISEVVQSDATMDEVLEIIHKDVAQLMYARNFMVLTWDRETDLVQLRYFIDEMDQATKVASREPKPASKMTESLAVKMMVVGKPLLGPSDDLCIEYGISTDPRYGSPSKAWLGVPMLSRGVVRGAIVVQSYEKEAEYSEESLRILEFVAQHLQMALDQRREFDALEARVIERTRQLRQANAVLQSEISERQRGEALQRTLFRISELSTAPISGERFFAEVHEIISKLVECQNFFIALLDDTGEYLELVYRIDLQDTTPKRRHRLNSVTDYVVTHGRPTLLDRNGVQAMIDSGQVVPSGEVPYSWLGVPLRKDNMVIGAMVVQSYDPGVTYSERDLELFVFAAQQVGGALARRAAVGELEDRVERRTQELARSNRALLAEIAERIRVEDRLHHQAQHDVLTGLANRRQLLDRLSRDMRNARSDGTAPSFAVLYLDMDQFKLVNDSMGHAAGDEMLVDVARRLQDHVRPDDLVARLGGDEFAILTEHFDDPLVIESMAARILSAFERPLRIHDRELFPSASIGIAYWREGYVNGEELLRDADAAMYRAKALGRGKFMVFDEEMRAESMRLLDLEADLRRAINNESFEVVYQPVVAIDRATVVGHEALVRWIAPDGRRILPDRFIGMGEDSGLIQAVDWLVYKKVAARLANAGDTYVSINVSPQHFQSGDFVERLIAMMNDAGADLNRLRIEITESALMEDDGLAMEVLMKLRRSGIKTLLDDFGTGYSALSYLRRFPLYGIKVDRSFVSGMSADGDGSSEALVNAIVAMSHALDLECVAEGVETEYQAQRLVAAGCGYAQGFLYGRPGSLDP, encoded by the coding sequence ATGGGAGTCGTTTCAAGCACCACGATCGTCGGGGAGTCCAATGGTTGCGCGGAGTTCCCGCGAATCGCCCGATTCTTGCGCGAAATCGGCGCCATTTTGCCTGATGGCGCCGCGGTCGCCGGCGCTTGGGTCTTTGCCGGTGCTTCCGCCGCCTGTTCCAGCGGCGCTGATCGCAAAAATCTTGAGACTTTTGCCCTGAGTGCATTGGAGCAAGCGTATCCGCTCGAGCCCTACTTGAAAGTTTGGACATCGGGTCGGCGCAAGCAGGCATTTGTGGTTCGTGTGCCCGCCGGGGCGACGCTTGAAGCTTCCATTTGGAACTTCGCCGTCTCGCAGTTTGAGTCGGTCCTCGATTCCGAGCGCGCTGATCGGCAGGTCCAGGCGTTGGATGCCTCGAAGCAACTTCAACAAGCCTTGTTCAACATCAGTGAAGTGGTGCAGTCGGATGCCACCATGGACGAGGTCTTGGAGATCATCCATAAAGATGTCGCGCAATTGATGTACGCGCGCAACTTCATGGTACTCACCTGGGATCGTGAAACGGACTTGGTTCAATTGCGCTATTTCATTGATGAGATGGACCAGGCAACGAAAGTTGCTTCACGGGAACCCAAGCCCGCGTCGAAAATGACCGAAAGTCTCGCTGTGAAAATGATGGTGGTCGGAAAGCCATTGCTGGGCCCATCCGATGACTTGTGCATCGAGTATGGCATCAGCACCGACCCGCGTTACGGTTCACCAAGCAAGGCGTGGTTGGGCGTACCGATGTTGAGCCGCGGTGTGGTGCGTGGCGCCATCGTCGTTCAAAGCTACGAAAAAGAAGCCGAGTATTCGGAAGAATCCTTGCGGATTTTGGAGTTCGTCGCGCAACATTTGCAAATGGCGTTGGATCAGCGCCGTGAGTTCGATGCGTTGGAAGCACGCGTGATCGAGCGCACGCGACAGTTGCGCCAAGCCAATGCGGTGTTGCAATCGGAAATCAGCGAGCGACAGCGGGGTGAAGCGCTGCAGCGCACCTTGTTCCGCATCTCGGAGCTTTCAACGGCGCCGATCAGCGGCGAACGGTTTTTTGCCGAGGTGCACGAAATCATTTCCAAACTGGTCGAATGCCAGAACTTCTTCATTGCGCTATTGGATGACACCGGTGAGTATCTCGAGCTGGTGTATCGGATCGATTTGCAGGACACCACACCCAAGCGCCGGCATCGTTTGAACTCGGTGACGGATTATGTGGTCACTCACGGTCGCCCGACTTTGCTGGATCGCAACGGCGTCCAAGCCATGATCGATTCCGGACAAGTTGTGCCGAGTGGCGAAGTGCCGTATTCGTGGTTGGGCGTCCCGCTGCGCAAAGACAACATGGTGATCGGGGCGATGGTCGTGCAAAGCTACGATCCGGGCGTCACCTACAGCGAGCGGGATCTCGAATTGTTTGTCTTCGCCGCGCAACAGGTGGGCGGCGCGCTCGCCCGGCGCGCTGCGGTGGGCGAACTGGAAGACCGCGTCGAACGCCGTACACAGGAATTGGCACGCTCCAATCGCGCGTTGCTTGCAGAAATTGCAGAGCGCATTCGCGTTGAAGATCGTCTGCACCACCAAGCGCAGCATGATGTGTTGACTGGCCTTGCCAATCGAAGACAGCTCTTGGACCGTTTGTCGCGCGACATGCGCAATGCACGATCCGATGGCACGGCGCCCTCATTCGCGGTGCTGTACCTCGACATGGACCAATTCAAACTGGTCAATGACTCGATGGGACATGCTGCTGGCGATGAGATGCTGGTGGACGTGGCGAGACGCCTGCAAGATCACGTGCGTCCCGATGATCTTGTCGCGCGACTGGGGGGCGATGAGTTCGCCATTCTCACCGAACATTTCGATGATCCTTTGGTTATCGAGTCCATGGCGGCGAGAATCCTATCTGCTTTCGAACGGCCGCTGCGGATTCATGACCGCGAGCTATTCCCTTCGGCCAGCATCGGCATTGCCTATTGGCGCGAAGGCTACGTCAACGGAGAAGAATTGCTGCGGGACGCGGATGCGGCGATGTATCGCGCGAAAGCACTGGGCCGCGGAAAGTTCATGGTGTTCGACGAGGAGATGCGCGCCGAATCCATGCGCTTGCTTGATCTGGAAGCCGATCTGCGCCGTGCCATCAACAATGAGTCTTTTGAAGTCGTTTATCAGCCTGTCGTTGCGATCGACCGTGCGACGGTGGTCGGTCACGAAGCCTTGGTGCGTTGGATCGCGCCGGATGGCCGCCGGATTCTGCCGGATCGGTTTATCGGAATGGGTGAAGACAGCGGCTTGATCCAAGCCGTCGATTGGTTGGTTTACAAAAAAGTGGCAGCGAGGCTGGCCAATGCGGGCGACACCTACGTCAGCATCAACGTATCGCCGCAGCATTTCCAGTCCGGCGATTTTGTCGAGCGTTTGATTGCCATGATGAACGATGCCGGTGCCGACTTGAATCGGCTTCGGATCGAGATCACGGAAAGCGCCTTGATGGAAGACGACGGTCTCGCCATGGAGGTGCTCATGAAGTTGCGTCGCAGCGGCATCAAGACCTTGTTGGATGATTTCGGCACCGGCTATTCGGCGCTCTCGTATTTGCGGCGCTTCCCCTTGTACGGCATCAAAGTCGATCGCTCCTTTGTCTCCGGCATGAGCGCCGACGGCGATGGCAGCAGCGAGGCATTGGTCAACGCGATTGTCGCCATGTCTCACGCTTTGGATCTGGAGTGCGTCGCTGAAGGGGTGGAAACCGAATACCAAGCGCAACGTCTGGTCGCCGCGGGTTGTGGTTATGCACAAGGCTTCTTGTACGGTCGCCCCGGATCGCTCGACCCCTAA
- a CDS encoding aldehyde dehydrogenase family protein: MKRLPFYLAGSPVHSEHTLEVLDKYTGRVAWKVAFGKRADVLAAIRAAERAKPAMAALPVHERQRVLQHCVSAFESKQDALAQALCVEAGKPIKDAKGEVARLIDTFRVAASEVMREQGDVLSLAISPRADGLRGFTKRVPIGVCSFITPFNFPLNLVAHKVAPAIAAGCPFVLKPAANTPVGALIIAEVLAGAGLPEGAFSVLPCSNDDAAPLVEDDRIALLSFTGGLVGWDLKAKAGRKKVTLELGGNAACIVDADPGCDLGTLVERIVFGAYYQSGQSCISVQRLYIHESLYPQLKTRLIKAVRALKSGNPIHPKTDIGPIIDIPAAKRIDEWMDEAEALGGKALVRGVRRGNRLPPALFEQVPPNAKLQTEEVFGPVLVIEPFSRFDSALKRVNASRFGLQAGVFTANLSHAMRAWDILEVGGVVIGDVPSIRVDAMPYGGVKDSGIGREGVRYAIEDMSETRLLLLKDR, translated from the coding sequence ATGAAGCGTTTGCCTTTTTATTTGGCCGGTTCACCGGTACATAGCGAACACACGCTCGAGGTTTTGGACAAGTACACCGGTCGGGTCGCTTGGAAGGTCGCGTTCGGAAAGCGTGCCGATGTACTGGCGGCGATTCGCGCAGCCGAGCGCGCCAAACCTGCTATGGCGGCGCTTCCGGTCCACGAACGCCAACGCGTCTTGCAGCATTGCGTAAGCGCGTTCGAGTCCAAGCAGGACGCGCTGGCACAGGCCTTGTGCGTCGAAGCCGGCAAGCCGATCAAAGATGCGAAAGGGGAAGTCGCAAGGCTCATCGATACATTTCGCGTTGCCGCCAGCGAAGTGATGCGCGAGCAAGGCGATGTCCTTTCACTGGCCATTTCGCCCCGCGCCGACGGTTTGCGCGGATTCACCAAACGCGTGCCGATCGGCGTCTGCAGTTTCATCACGCCCTTCAACTTCCCGCTGAATTTGGTGGCGCACAAAGTTGCCCCTGCCATTGCCGCAGGCTGCCCATTTGTCCTGAAGCCCGCGGCCAACACACCGGTCGGGGCATTGATCATTGCGGAAGTGTTGGCCGGCGCGGGATTGCCCGAAGGGGCATTTTCAGTTTTGCCTTGCAGCAATGACGACGCCGCACCCTTGGTGGAAGACGACCGGATCGCGCTGCTCTCCTTCACCGGCGGATTGGTGGGCTGGGATCTCAAAGCCAAAGCCGGTCGCAAGAAGGTCACCTTGGAATTGGGCGGCAACGCCGCCTGCATCGTTGACGCGGATCCGGGCTGTGACCTCGGGACATTGGTCGAGCGAATCGTTTTCGGCGCCTATTACCAAAGCGGTCAAAGTTGCATCAGCGTGCAACGCTTGTACATTCACGAATCCCTCTATCCGCAACTGAAGACACGGTTGATCAAGGCCGTACGCGCATTGAAATCCGGCAACCCGATTCACCCCAAGACAGATATCGGCCCGATCATCGACATTCCCGCGGCAAAGCGCATTGACGAGTGGATGGATGAAGCGGAAGCGCTAGGCGGAAAAGCGTTGGTGCGCGGCGTGCGGCGCGGCAATCGACTGCCTCCCGCGCTCTTTGAACAAGTACCGCCGAACGCCAAACTCCAAACCGAGGAAGTTTTCGGCCCGGTCTTGGTGATTGAACCGTTCTCACGTTTCGACAGCGCACTGAAACGCGTCAATGCGAGTCGGTTCGGTCTTCAGGCCGGCGTATTCACGGCCAATCTTTCCCATGCGATGCGCGCATGGGACATCTTGGAAGTCGGCGGCGTCGTCATCGGCGACGTTCCAAGCATTCGCGTCGATGCCATGCCCTATGGGGGCGTCAAAGATTCCGGCATCGGGCGTGAAGGCGTGCGATACGCCATCGAAGACATGAGTGAAACGAGATTGCTGTTGCTGAAAGACCGTTAG
- the xseA gene encoding exodeoxyribonuclease VII large subunit: MRTPDEPVLTPSQLNSLARNALEDMFSDIQVEGEIGNLARPSSGHLYFTLKDERAQVRCALFKPKSQRLDFQPKDGTRVIVHGRISLYEPRGDYQLIADGMTLAGEGELRRQLELLRQKLQAEGLFDPRNKQTLPRFVRRLAVITSPSGAAVRDVISVISRRFPLVAIDLIPVQVQGVTAPGQIREALQWADASRRYDVILLTRGGGSLEDLWAFNDESLVRAIAVAQTPTVSAVGHESDTTLADFAADVRAATPSAAAELITPASGDLAIRVDAAMRRLSQRNRHGLDLARRHLDQVERRLSATSPLSRFKSMRERADAVWARITYRRAMENNERLTRLRQLRARLMANHPGGLPGELRARSDTALHRLSESTGRLMRLRLQRLQGLGRTLHAISPLATVDRGYALLQDSAGKLVVSVEQVATGDSLNAKVSDGTLFLRITGTEKLP, translated from the coding sequence ATGCGCACCCCAGATGAGCCCGTTCTCACCCCCAGCCAACTCAACAGCCTCGCCCGCAACGCTCTGGAAGATATGTTTTCAGACATCCAGGTGGAGGGCGAAATCGGCAATCTGGCCCGGCCGTCCTCCGGCCACCTGTACTTCACGTTGAAGGACGAGCGCGCGCAGGTGCGTTGCGCATTGTTCAAACCCAAGAGCCAACGCCTCGACTTCCAGCCCAAGGACGGCACGCGCGTGATCGTCCACGGACGCATTTCGCTGTACGAGCCGCGCGGCGATTACCAGTTGATCGCCGATGGCATGACACTTGCAGGCGAAGGCGAACTGCGCCGGCAGTTGGAACTGCTGCGGCAGAAGTTGCAAGCCGAAGGTCTGTTCGACCCCCGCAACAAACAAACGCTGCCACGGTTCGTGCGACGTTTGGCCGTTATCACGTCGCCAAGCGGCGCGGCTGTAAGGGATGTCATCAGTGTGATCTCGCGGCGGTTTCCCTTGGTCGCCATCGACCTGATTCCTGTTCAAGTGCAAGGCGTTACGGCGCCCGGACAAATCCGCGAGGCCTTGCAATGGGCGGATGCGAGCCGACGGTACGACGTCATCCTGCTCACGCGTGGCGGCGGCTCGCTTGAGGATCTATGGGCATTCAATGACGAATCATTGGTGCGCGCCATTGCCGTGGCGCAAACACCCACCGTGTCGGCGGTCGGGCATGAGAGCGATACGACCTTGGCAGACTTCGCCGCGGATGTGCGCGCGGCAACGCCGTCCGCCGCCGCGGAGTTGATCACGCCCGCTTCTGGAGATCTCGCCATTCGCGTCGACGCCGCCATGCGCCGACTGTCTCAGCGCAACCGACACGGGCTCGATCTGGCGCGCCGGCATCTTGACCAAGTTGAGCGCCGGTTGTCGGCAACCTCGCCGCTGTCACGGTTCAAGTCGATGCGCGAACGTGCTGATGCGGTGTGGGCGAGAATCACCTATCGCCGTGCCATGGAGAACAACGAGCGGCTCACGCGCCTACGGCAGTTACGCGCGCGCCTCATGGCCAATCATCCGGGCGGACTTCCGGGTGAATTGCGGGCGCGCAGCGACACAGCGCTACACAGACTGTCCGAGTCCACCGGTCGGTTGATGCGTCTTCGCCTGCAAAGGTTGCAGGGATTGGGCCGGACGCTGCACGCCATCAGTCCGTTGGCCACGGTAGACCGCGGATACGCCTTGTTGCAAGACTCCGCCGGCAAATTGGTGGTGTCGGTGGAACAGGTGGCGACCGGCGACTCGTTGAATGCCAAGGTCAGCGACGGCACGTTGTTTTTGCGCATCACCGGAACGGAGAAACTTCCATGA